The Alteribacter populi genomic sequence AGGATGAAGCCAGTGACGATTGCAAGCGCCGCTCCCATAATCCCAAGCTCAGGTCTAGAAGCAAGAACAAAGATAGCAGCAATTTTTACTACAGCACCAATCAGGCTATTATACATGGCGGCTTTAGCTAAACTAAGTGCTTGTAAAGCAGCTTGCAGAGGTCCTTGGAAGTAAAGAAAAATGCTAAAGGGTGCCATGATGACGACATAAGCGGCAACTTCAGGTGCGTTATACATAAGTGACATGATCGGCTCTGCAAACATGTAAAGGACAATGGCTGCACCTCCCCCGGAAACTAGAGCAAGACGTAACGCCTGGTCTAGACGGTAATGAATAGTAGCGTAGTTTTTTTGTGAAGCTGCTTCACTTATAGCAGGAACCAAGGAAACAGATAGTGAGTAGGTAATGAATGTCGGTAAAAGTAAAAGTGGAATCACATATCCTGCTAATTCACCGTATTGGGCCGTAGCCACTGCTGTAGCCACGCCTGCAATCGCTAAACTTTGCGCGACAACGATCGGCTCAAAGAAAAACGATACGGAACCGATTAACCGGCTTCCAGTCGTAGGCAAGGCAATGGATAGTAAGTTGTTTAATGTTGAACGCCCGCCTTTTACATGCTCAAAAAATTGCTTGCGGACTTTGAACCTCTTTTTGCGCTTAAACTGATAAATCATAAACAAGAGGGAAGCGAGCTCTCCAATAACGACTGAGATCATTGCACCTGCTGCGGCGAATTCTATTCCATAGGGTAAAAGAGCTGTTGTAAAAGTTGCTACGAGGGTGATTCGGACGATTTGCTCGATCACTTGAGAATAGGCTGTCGGTTTCATATTTTGCAGACCTTGGAAGTAACCTCTTAAAACTGAAGACAAGGCAACGATCGGAACGATTGGCGATATCGCTACTAAAGGATAAAACGCCCTTGCATCAGTCAGTAATGTTTTTGAGATTAGAGGCGCACCGATAACCATTACAGTTGTAAAAATAACACTTAGCACTGCGGTAATTGTGAGGGAAACAACGAGAATTCGTTTAATGCGAAGACGGTCGCCCACCGCATCAGCTTCCGCCACTAGTTTTGAAATCGCCACCGGAAGCCCCAACTGAGTGAGGGCAATGATTAATAATAAAGTGGGAACGGCCATCATGTAAAGCCCGACCCCTTCAGCCCCCATAATCCGAGCAACGACTATTTTATTTACAAACCCGAGGATGCGGGTAATCAACCCCGCGAGAATGAGTATGAATGCGCCTTTTAAAAATGATTGTTTTGTCATAGAAAAGCCCCTGCCTTTTTATCGTAATCAAATTGGTTTTGAGTATAGATTTTTTCTATAAAGATGTATATGCTGAATGGGGGGCCAAGCATGACAAGTCCATTAGTTAAATGAGCTTCCCCAGGATGGGGTGACTTCTGTGTTTGTCACAGGACGTGGCGGTACTTAGCAGAAGAATCCTGTGGCCCGACAGCTATTTTGGGGCGGATTTTTGAACATTCCCGATATAAAATTCAAGGAAATGTAAAACGAAAGGTTAAGAAACTGTTGAATTTGGTCACGTTCAATGGTAGTTATAGAAAGATACATATATAAAGGAGCGACATTCATTGAAAGAGAGACTCACCGATTTTTTTGTAGAAAATTTATCTTTTTTACCACCAGAATTGATCGTAATTATTATTTCAGCTATGCCAATATTGGAACTGAGAGGTGGTATACCGGTAGCGGCTGCTTTTTACGAGTTTACTTACTATGAAGCTTTCATTTATGGCGTTATTGGAAATTTACTTCCGATTTTACCGATTTTATATTTTTTCCGGCCGATTAGTACATTTTTAATGCGGTTTAGCTTATATAAACGGTTTTATGACTGGTTATATAAACGGACAATGAAAAAGAGTGATAAAGTTGAGAAATACGGTGCCATTGGCCTTATTTTATTTACTGCGGTACCTCTGCCGACAACAGGTGCTTATTCTGCTTGTTTAGCAGCAATTTTGTTCTTTATCCCAACTCGAGCGGCGTTTATTGCGATTGCTACGGGAGTCCTTATTGCCGGTCTTGGTATAACGTCTTTCGTATACGGATTATTTGGCTAATGATGAGAGGAGGATTGAGGATGAGTGAAAAGAACTTTGATCGTTGGAAAGATGATTTAATACCTGCTTTAGAGAGTAAAGCAGAAGAGTGGCAGCTTCTTGGCTATGATCGAGTGTCTGTTGAAGATGTATGGCAATGTGTAACTGTAAAGTGGCAAAAAGAGCTAAAAAAAGGAGAACTAACCGAACCTTTACGTGTTCATCGACTAATCGGCGATGTTTTCAGTCTAAAAGCAACGGAATATATGAACTGGCTTACTATTGAAGCGTACAAAGGCCCGGATTATTTTCAAGAAGAAAATCAAGAGCCGTTTCGTCTCGAAGATTTTAATGTCGAAGAATTCACGAATAAATAAGGCGGACATTGACATTGATTTTTTCGTATCGCTATAATGGAAATATTGGGTAAAGAAACAGGCTTTTACCGTCAAATGCATACATATCTCAGCGATTGTTGAATTGAGGTTAAGGAGGATAATCGTTTCATGAAGAAAAAGAGAGGGGTCAAAAAGTGGCGTATAGTGGTGTTCTTTGCCATTATTTTAGCTTTAGCAGGGCTTATTTTTACAAACGTCATGGATCATGCAGATGATATTAAATTAGGGTTGGATTTGCAAGGCGGATTTGAAGTTCTTTATGAGGTCCATCCGGTGAACGAGGGTCAGGAAATTGATCGGGAACTTTTAAGTGATACGGTAAGTGCCATTAACGCTCGAATTGACGTGTTAGGCGTATCTGAGCCAAATGTTAGTATTGAAGGCGACGACCGGGTGCGGGTTCAGCTGGCAGGCGTTACAGATCAGCAAGGAGCCCGGGAATTGCTCTCAACTGAAGCACGTTTGTCGTTTCGTGATGTGGACGACAATGTCCTAATCGATGGGTCAGACCTTGTTGAAGGTGGAGCCGGTCAAAGCTTCCATGCTGATACGAATCGTCCGATTGTCACTGTTACAGGAAGAGATGCGAATGTTTTTGGTGATGCAACAGAAGAAGTTTTAGCGCATCCGGACAGCAGAATGGCGATCTGGCTTGACTATGATGAGGGGGATTCATTTGACGAAGAGTTTGGTAAAGAAGATTCGAAAATCATCTCCGCTCCAAATGTTAGTTCAGTTCTAAGAACAACCGATATCATGATAGAGGGTGCCTTCACTGTCGAAGAAGCCCAGGACTTGGCTGGAATATTAAATGCCGGTGCATTACCAGTGGAACTAGAAGAAATCTATTCCAATGCAGTTGGGGCTTCACTTGGTGAGCGTGCGATGGATATGGCCATTGCGGCCGGGTTTATCGGCATTGCCCTGATTTTTGCTTATATGCTCGTATACTACCGCTTTATGGGGCTGATCGCAGTCCTTACACTAAGTGTGTATATTTACTTTGTTCTCGTCATCTTTAATTGGATGAATGCGGTACTAACACTACCGGGAATTGCAGCGCTAATTCTTGGTGTTGGGATGGCAGTAGATGCTAATATCATCACGTATGAACGCATTAAAGACGAGCTCCGTACAGGAAAGTCTACAATGAGTGCATTTAAAGCTGGAAGCCGTCGGTCATTATCTACAATTCTAGATGCGAACATTACGACTATTTTAGCTGCCGGTGTGCTGTTTTACTTTGGGACAAGCGCAGTTCAAGGTTTTGCGGTCATGTTGATCACGAGTATCCTTGTGAGCTTTGTGACAGCCGTATACGGAGCTAGGTTACTTCTAGGATTATGGGTGAACAGCCGTATACTAAATAAAAAGCCTAAAATGTTCGGGGTAAAGGAGCGTGAAATTAGTGAACTTTGATCATGAAACGACGAAGCTGGATTTTGTCAAACATCGGAAGAAATTTTTCTTAATTTCGGCTGTTCTATTAACTGTCGGTGTGATCCTCCTTTCTACGATTGGCTTGAATTTAGGCATTGATTTTCGCAGTGGAACGACAATGGAAGTATTAGCGGATGAACCGTTAACAGCAGAATCGGTCGAGTCAGAATTTGAATCGGTCGGACTTACAGCAGACGATATTACGTTAGCTGGAGATAATAATGATGTGGCGCGAGCGAGCTTTATTGGTGTACTTGGACAAAATGAAGTATTAGAAGCCCAACGTCATTTTGAGGAGTTATATGGGAATACCCCGACAGTCAGCAGTGTGACACCGTTAGTCGGGGAAGAGTTAGCAAGAAATGCGATAATTAGTGTGTTAATTGCTTCGGTCGGAATTGTCATTTACGTGACCATTCGATTTGAATTTTTATATGGGATCTCGGCGATCATTGCCCTTTTCCATGACGCGTTGTTCATATTAACGATTTTTAGTATTTTACAGATGGAAGTAAACATTCCATTCATTGCCGCTGTTCTCACGATTATTGGTTACTCAATTAACGATACGATTGTTACTTTTGACAGGATTCGTGAGAACATGAAGCTTGAGAAGAAAGTTAAAACGTTTGAAGATGTAGCTCGAGTTGTAAATAAAAGTTTAGTGCAGACGTTGGCCCGTTCCATTAACACGGTGTTGACGGTTGTGTTTGCTGCAGGGGCTTTATTAATTTTCGGCGGCGATGCTATTCGCACTTTTTCACTTGCGTTGGTTGTTGGTCTTGTAGCTGGGACGTATTCATCCTTGTTTATCGCCGCACAGATTTGGTTAGTGTTTAAAGGAAAGCAAGTTGAAAAAAAGCGTTTTGATTCGCAAGTGCAAGGAAACGAAGCTTAATTATTGAAAGGTGGTGCCCTAGACAAAATGTTGTAGGTCACCACTTTTTTTGAAAGATAATTTATAAGAGGACAGCTACCTTCACTCCGCTCGTCTCAAGGGAAAAGCATCCTTGAGACTTTAAAACATTCGAGCTGACGCTGTTTTTAATAAAGGTTCTTTTCGCATAGATTGTTGTTTTTTATTGATAAATCGAAGGAGCGAAAGGTGGCGACTCCCTCAGGAAAAGCAACAATGGTTTTCTTGCGACGAGGCTGAAGTATTGCCCGCGGCATAGAAGACACCGTGAATCCGAACGAAGTGAAGGAAGAACGGATGTCGCACTTGTGCCCTGCCCTGGGGTGAAAGCGTCCGCCTGTAGCGGATTCGAGCTCTTCTCTTATCCGAAAGCAACAATCTTTTGAAAACAGCCTTAATAAAAGACCGCTTTGCGGTTTTTCATTAAGATTTAAGAAATGATAAAAAGCTACGTTTCGGTGTCTAGCGCAAGGCGCCATCGCGATAGTCAGGCGCCTTGCGCTTTTCTTATGTGTTTAGATCGGGAGATAAATAAACCTGAAAGAGTCAGGAGCCCCACCGCAAACTTGGGAATCCTCCCCCAGGTGAAACAGAGGAACATTCTTAAAAAAACATCATAAAAAGAGTATGGACTAATTTTGCTCGAGAAAAATAATGTACATTAGGGTAGGCTAGAAAGATTGAGGTATGGAAGGTTTTAATGGAGGGTCATCAATGACAACAGACCAGGATTTACGCTATAAAAAAGTGAGAATGGGCGCATGGATCGGGATCATAGGAAATGTCGTTCTAGCGATTGTAAAAGCGGTCGTTGGTATTATGGCAAATAGCCGTGCGCTCGTTGCTGATGCGGTACATTCCGCGTCTGACGTCGTGGGATCCGTAGCTGTCCTTGTTGGAGTGAGAGCTGCGAAAATGCCGCCGGACGAAGATCATCCGTATGGACACGGAAAAGCAGAGACAATTACAGCTATCATCGTAGCTGTTCTCTTGTTTGTCGTGGGATTGGAAATCGCTATCAACGCTATAAAAGCTTTTTATGAGCCGATTTTCGTTCCTGGAATGGCGGCGATTTATGCTGTGATTTTTTCGATTATTGTAAAAGAGTTTATGTTTCGATATAAGATTCGTTTGGGTAAGAAATATAAAAGCGATGCTTTAATTACAGATGCATGGCACCACAGATCCGATGTATTTTC encodes the following:
- a CDS encoding post-transcriptional regulator, whose product is MSEKNFDRWKDDLIPALESKAEEWQLLGYDRVSVEDVWQCVTVKWQKELKKGELTEPLRVHRLIGDVFSLKATEYMNWLTIEAYKGPDYFQEENQEPFRLEDFNVEEFTNK
- the spoVB gene encoding stage V sporulation protein B, which codes for MTKQSFLKGAFILILAGLITRILGFVNKIVVARIMGAEGVGLYMMAVPTLLLIIALTQLGLPVAISKLVAEADAVGDRLRIKRILVVSLTITAVLSVIFTTVMVIGAPLISKTLLTDARAFYPLVAISPIVPIVALSSVLRGYFQGLQNMKPTAYSQVIEQIVRITLVATFTTALLPYGIEFAAAGAMISVVIGELASLLFMIYQFKRKKRFKVRKQFFEHVKGGRSTLNNLLSIALPTTGSRLIGSVSFFFEPIVVAQSLAIAGVATAVATAQYGELAGYVIPLLLLPTFITYSLSVSLVPAISEAASQKNYATIHYRLDQALRLALVSGGGAAIVLYMFAEPIMSLMYNAPEVAAYVVIMAPFSIFLYFQGPLQAALQALSLAKAAMYNSLIGAVVKIAAIFVLASRPELGIMGAALAIVTGFILVTLLHFATLAKTISFTLDVKDFLKVIIAIAATGFVAHLVIVYIPLTGGLAIRTTLQIAITGFVYTILLFVLGLVKKDEARRIPFIGQYFN
- a CDS encoding COG2426 family protein, giving the protein MKERLTDFFVENLSFLPPELIVIIISAMPILELRGGIPVAAAFYEFTYYEAFIYGVIGNLLPILPILYFFRPISTFLMRFSLYKRFYDWLYKRTMKKSDKVEKYGAIGLILFTAVPLPTTGAYSACLAAILFFIPTRAAFIAIATGVLIAGLGITSFVYGLFG
- the secD gene encoding protein translocase subunit SecD, with the translated sequence MKKKRGVKKWRIVVFFAIILALAGLIFTNVMDHADDIKLGLDLQGGFEVLYEVHPVNEGQEIDRELLSDTVSAINARIDVLGVSEPNVSIEGDDRVRVQLAGVTDQQGARELLSTEARLSFRDVDDNVLIDGSDLVEGGAGQSFHADTNRPIVTVTGRDANVFGDATEEVLAHPDSRMAIWLDYDEGDSFDEEFGKEDSKIISAPNVSSVLRTTDIMIEGAFTVEEAQDLAGILNAGALPVELEEIYSNAVGASLGERAMDMAIAAGFIGIALIFAYMLVYYRFMGLIAVLTLSVYIYFVLVIFNWMNAVLTLPGIAALILGVGMAVDANIITYERIKDELRTGKSTMSAFKAGSRRSLSTILDANITTILAAGVLFYFGTSAVQGFAVMLITSILVSFVTAVYGARLLLGLWVNSRILNKKPKMFGVKEREISEL
- a CDS encoding cation diffusion facilitator family transporter, whose translation is MTTDQDLRYKKVRMGAWIGIIGNVVLAIVKAVVGIMANSRALVADAVHSASDVVGSVAVLVGVRAAKMPPDEDHPYGHGKAETITAIIVAVLLFVVGLEIAINAIKAFYEPIFVPGMAAIYAVIFSIIVKEFMFRYKIRLGKKYKSDALITDAWHHRSDVFSSLAALLGIGASILGGTLTIDWLVYADPLAGLFVAGLIIKMAWKLGGEAVHNTLDHVLHDEDTNEMLEEAMKVEGVLEVNELLAREHGHYVIVDIKVAVNPHITVEQGHKIGKKVKDRLMEDEYVQDVRVHINPYSEV
- the secF gene encoding protein translocase subunit SecF; translated protein: MNFDHETTKLDFVKHRKKFFLISAVLLTVGVILLSTIGLNLGIDFRSGTTMEVLADEPLTAESVESEFESVGLTADDITLAGDNNDVARASFIGVLGQNEVLEAQRHFEELYGNTPTVSSVTPLVGEELARNAIISVLIASVGIVIYVTIRFEFLYGISAIIALFHDALFILTIFSILQMEVNIPFIAAVLTIIGYSINDTIVTFDRIRENMKLEKKVKTFEDVARVVNKSLVQTLARSINTVLTVVFAAGALLIFGGDAIRTFSLALVVGLVAGTYSSLFIAAQIWLVFKGKQVEKKRFDSQVQGNEA